A DNA window from Candidatus Vicinibacter affinis contains the following coding sequences:
- a CDS encoding CotH kinase family protein: MTLKQFGITPALKLAFALNVIFPFTFLFAQNENFYDIKKVQEIKIYFDYENWDYRLDTAKAGKEEYILAKYCLINGVKFDSVGVKYKGNSSYRNTNVKNPLHIKLDWILDNQDYQKYSSIKLGNNFSDPSAVREALSYSILSNYMDCSEANFSTVYINDKYIGFYTNVEAVNKKFCSDHFGNADHVFVKGNPDRPGTNSTSNLVFNSYDSTKYYTYYGMENGFGWAKLIALMDTLKNNASALPKILDIDRAIWMHAFNSVFSNYDSYTGAFSQNYYLYEDNHGRFLPIIWDLNMSIGGFPGGIGGGGGTTTDKIPFFNGESNAARPLIQKILQTPLYKRMYTAHVRTLCNEFVANKEFETIAKNLQTIVDSFVKTDPNSLTTYAAFQNSLTAAISSGGGPGGAVPGISTLMNARLAYFKTVAEFNAIPPSITNIQWNNPSPKVNDTVWVNVSIKSGSEVFIGFRKNKSLPFLQQKLYDDGFHQDGIANDGVFGNYIIADSKKTQYYVYAENSSAGIFSPERAEFEYHVLEATEPFTFIQKGEVVVNELMSSNQSYIVDVSDDKYEDWAELYNTTNQDIDLGGLYFSDDFAKKDKWDFPKGTIIPAKGRLVLWLDEDSSEPTGLHANFKLSASGEELILSRPDGIIIDSLSFGTIPTDNSLERCPDGIGAFAITSKPTYNKVNCIISSNKDQQTNAHITIYPNPILDYFKVQFDQFASGSIIIQDIHGNIRHQEVFNKMNQLHVQLDEMPPGMYLVNLNLDQNQKFVKKIIVLNP; this comes from the coding sequence ATGACTTTGAAACAATTCGGAATTACTCCAGCATTGAAGTTGGCTTTTGCCCTAAATGTTATTTTCCCATTTACCTTCCTGTTTGCGCAAAATGAAAATTTCTATGACATAAAAAAGGTTCAGGAGATTAAAATATATTTTGATTATGAAAATTGGGATTATCGTCTGGATACAGCCAAAGCCGGTAAAGAAGAATATATTTTAGCAAAATATTGTCTCATAAATGGTGTCAAATTTGACAGTGTAGGCGTAAAGTATAAAGGGAACAGCTCGTATAGAAATACGAATGTAAAGAACCCTTTGCACATTAAGTTAGACTGGATACTTGATAATCAGGACTATCAAAAATACTCCAGCATCAAATTGGGGAATAATTTTTCAGATCCTTCTGCAGTTCGGGAGGCCTTGTCATACAGCATTCTTTCCAATTACATGGATTGTTCCGAAGCAAACTTTTCAACCGTGTACATCAATGACAAATACATTGGCTTTTATACCAATGTGGAAGCAGTTAATAAGAAATTCTGCAGTGACCATTTTGGAAACGCTGACCATGTTTTTGTAAAAGGCAATCCTGATCGTCCGGGCACAAATTCAACCAGCAATCTGGTTTTCAATTCTTATGACAGTACTAAGTATTATACATATTATGGTATGGAGAATGGCTTTGGTTGGGCCAAACTAATTGCCTTAATGGATACACTTAAAAATAATGCTTCAGCCCTTCCCAAAATTTTGGATATAGACCGAGCTATATGGATGCATGCATTCAATAGCGTATTTTCTAATTATGACAGTTACACAGGTGCTTTTTCTCAAAATTACTATCTCTATGAAGACAACCATGGCCGCTTTCTACCAATTATCTGGGATCTCAATATGAGTATTGGCGGATTCCCCGGCGGAATAGGTGGAGGTGGTGGCACAACCACTGACAAGATTCCCTTCTTCAATGGAGAATCCAATGCGGCAAGACCACTTATACAGAAAATTTTACAAACTCCACTGTACAAAAGAATGTACACCGCACATGTTCGTACACTTTGCAATGAGTTTGTCGCCAATAAAGAATTTGAAACCATTGCAAAAAATCTCCAGACCATAGTAGATTCCTTTGTTAAAACAGATCCAAACAGCCTTACCACTTATGCTGCATTTCAAAACTCTCTGACAGCTGCGATTTCTTCAGGCGGTGGGCCAGGCGGCGCTGTACCCGGTATTTCAACTTTGATGAATGCGCGCCTTGCTTATTTTAAAACGGTCGCAGAATTCAATGCTATTCCACCTTCCATTACCAACATCCAATGGAATAATCCTTCACCAAAAGTGAATGATACTGTCTGGGTAAATGTTTCCATAAAATCCGGATCCGAAGTTTTTATTGGATTTAGAAAAAATAAATCGCTTCCCTTCCTACAGCAAAAATTATATGACGATGGGTTCCACCAGGATGGAATCGCAAATGACGGCGTTTTTGGAAATTACATCATTGCAGATTCCAAAAAAACGCAATACTATGTCTATGCTGAAAATTCCTCAGCCGGAATATTCTCACCTGAAAGAGCAGAATTTGAATACCACGTGTTAGAAGCAACAGAACCATTTACTTTCATACAAAAAGGAGAAGTGGTGGTCAATGAATTAATGAGCAGCAATCAAAGTTACATTGTGGATGTAAGTGACGACAAATATGAAGATTGGGCTGAATTATACAACACCACTAACCAAGACATAGATTTGGGTGGACTTTATTTTTCAGATGACTTTGCCAAAAAAGATAAATGGGATTTTCCAAAAGGCACCATCATCCCAGCCAAAGGGAGATTGGTATTATGGCTTGATGAAGACAGTTCAGAACCTACCGGCTTGCATGCTAATTTCAAATTATCTGCAAGTGGCGAAGAATTAATCCTTTCCAGACCTGATGGGATAATCATTGACAGTTTAAGTTTTGGCACCATCCCTACAGATAATTCACTGGAAAGATGCCCTGATGGCATCGGGGCCTTTGCCATAACCAGCAAACCAACTTACAATAAGGTGAATTGCATTATTTCGAGCAACAAAGACCAACAGACAAACGCTCATATTACAATTTATCCGAACCCAATTCTTGATTATTTCAAGGTGCAATTTGATCAATTTGCTTCAGGATCAATCATCATTCAGGATATACATGGAAACATAAGACACCAGGAGGTTTTTAATAAAATGAATCAACTGCACGTCCAACTGGATGAGATGCCTCCGGGAATGTATCTGGTCAATTTAAACCTTGATCAGAATCAAAAATTTGTAAAGAAAATCATTGTATTGAATCCATAG
- a CDS encoding SRPBCC domain-containing protein: MEFELVHVFSATPEEVYRAFLSSDEHSKMTGAEAEVSDRIGGNFTAWDGYISGHNLELVEGMKIVQNWRTDDFEEGQPDSLLEIQLEPIENGQTALKLIHKDLPESDTQYVKGWQDYYFNPMEIYFSSLKK; the protein is encoded by the coding sequence ATGGAATTCGAATTAGTACATGTATTTAGTGCAACGCCGGAAGAAGTTTACCGGGCGTTTCTGAGTTCTGACGAGCACAGCAAGATGACTGGAGCTGAAGCAGAAGTTTCCGATCGGATCGGAGGAAATTTTACGGCCTGGGATGGCTATATAAGCGGGCATAATTTGGAACTTGTTGAAGGAATGAAAATTGTTCAAAATTGGAGGACAGATGATTTTGAGGAAGGCCAGCCGGATAGTTTGCTTGAAATTCAACTGGAACCAATTGAAAATGGACAAACTGCTTTGAAGTTAATTCATAAAGATCTTCCTGAAAGTGACACCCAATATGTAAAGGGTTGGCAAGATTATTATTTTAACCCCATGGAAATTTATTTTAGCTCGCTAAAAAAGTGA
- a CDS encoding T9SS type A sorting domain-containing protein — protein MISSRSFALVFMLSIGFLLSLKAYNQLTVADVRFANYVRSGSIDSAFLVVKSKGLYTEQSMYLTISARGQGFKATDSLEISYRFDLPAGAIGTDTWLWLDENTISKGKLYDKWTASGIYENIVKRRRDPSLLFKESATQYLLKIFPMSGTGSRKIKITYLIPSSISIDKFSTKLISNYLNVGSVKVDFLKVVYFQETNFVSPVLVNSKGEAISLFKKYEPSGNIYYNGVCLYKDYIEDMDFEVQVFNPSPIIFSVFERNGEKYYQLAIQPNSFLDSKPTQSLLICLDLDMSNVVGKAPVFSNLISNLKKELGENDAFNVSFTKGFQYQLYSTQWMKSSDDKIEEVFTSISNQISSISSSALLMNESLNWIINSSSNGRVLLVTSGSGFHNFNSANLLIEALKSAGLERMPFHIADVSSVNVNCSNYGTQYFCNNQYLLTNLARISKGSSNVFLGGQQSLNNMIGTAVVNSVPVLTNPQIYPKPQNGYTYSRYHPVQYDKLGLNEFMIQFGKFKGELPFTLDVTGEAEGKVYNKFLVIDSSALTPRDGTVEQIWADYQIKYYELAGSKNQARISDAISLSIDSRVLGLYTAFLCLEDSSFFCPNCIDESKTSTGTKNSSEDDKFIVSPNPFWDQIHIELNPGSGHSNELPLIQIYDLQGKIVYQTKDGSWSGDVLSFDLNVTELKAGMYILVIKLNDKVFKKKIIKL, from the coding sequence CTGGTCGTAAAGTCTAAAGGACTTTATACAGAACAGAGCATGTATTTGACCATTTCTGCCAGGGGGCAGGGGTTTAAAGCAACTGATTCGTTGGAAATCAGTTATCGGTTTGATTTACCGGCTGGAGCCATTGGAACAGATACTTGGTTGTGGCTTGATGAAAATACAATAAGTAAAGGCAAACTTTATGATAAGTGGACTGCTTCAGGCATATATGAAAATATTGTCAAACGCAGAAGGGACCCATCCTTGCTTTTCAAGGAATCCGCTACTCAATATTTGTTAAAAATATTTCCCATGAGTGGTACCGGATCAAGGAAGATAAAAATTACCTATCTAATTCCATCTTCAATAAGCATTGATAAATTCTCCACAAAGTTGATCAGTAATTATTTAAATGTTGGGTCAGTAAAAGTTGATTTTTTGAAGGTGGTGTATTTTCAGGAAACCAATTTTGTATCTCCGGTCCTTGTTAATTCCAAAGGCGAAGCCATTAGTTTATTTAAGAAGTACGAACCTTCGGGTAATATCTATTACAACGGAGTGTGTTTGTACAAAGATTATATAGAGGACATGGATTTTGAGGTTCAGGTTTTTAATCCTTCGCCTATTATTTTTTCAGTATTTGAAAGAAATGGAGAAAAATATTATCAATTGGCTATCCAGCCAAATTCTTTTTTGGATTCAAAACCTACACAGAGTCTTTTGATATGCCTTGATCTAGACATGTCAAACGTGGTAGGAAAGGCTCCTGTTTTCAGTAATCTAATTTCAAATCTTAAAAAGGAGTTAGGCGAAAATGATGCATTTAACGTAAGTTTTACAAAAGGATTTCAATATCAACTTTATTCAACACAATGGATGAAATCCTCCGATGATAAAATTGAGGAAGTATTTACCAGCATTTCAAATCAGATTTCTTCCATTTCTTCTTCCGCATTGTTGATGAATGAATCTCTGAATTGGATTATAAATTCAAGCTCCAATGGAAGGGTTCTCTTAGTGACATCGGGATCAGGATTTCATAATTTTAATTCTGCAAACTTGCTTATTGAAGCTTTAAAATCAGCTGGGCTTGAGAGAATGCCATTTCACATAGCAGATGTGAGTTCTGTCAACGTAAATTGCAGTAATTATGGGACACAATATTTTTGCAACAACCAGTATTTACTTACGAACTTAGCAAGGATTAGCAAGGGAAGCAGCAATGTTTTTTTGGGAGGGCAACAGTCACTCAATAATATGATTGGAACTGCTGTGGTGAATTCAGTTCCGGTTCTGACAAACCCGCAAATATATCCTAAACCTCAAAATGGTTATACATATTCCAGATACCATCCTGTGCAATATGATAAGTTGGGATTAAATGAATTTATGATTCAATTTGGTAAGTTTAAAGGGGAATTGCCTTTTACACTTGATGTTACCGGAGAAGCGGAGGGAAAAGTTTACAACAAATTTTTAGTAATAGATTCATCAGCTCTAACACCGAGGGATGGTACAGTAGAACAAATTTGGGCGGATTACCAAATCAAGTATTACGAGTTAGCAGGAAGTAAAAATCAGGCTAGAATAAGTGATGCCATAAGTTTGAGTATTGATTCCAGGGTCTTGGGTTTGTACACTGCATTTCTGTGTCTGGAAGACAGTAGTTTTTTCTGTCCGAATTGCATTGATGAATCCAAGACAAGTACGGGAACTAAAAATTCAAGTGAGGATGATAAATTTATAGTGAGTCCTAATCCATTTTGGGATCAGATTCACATAGAATTGAACCCGGGGAGTGGGCATTCAAATGAATTGCCGCTCATTCAAATCTATGACCTTCAGGGAAAAATTGTTTATCAAACAAAAGATGGCTCCTGGTCTGGAGATGTATTAAGCTTTGACTTGAATGTAACTGAACTTAAAGCTGGAATGTATATTCTTGTCATTAAGCTAAATGACAAAGTCTTCAAGAAAAAAATTATCAAACTTTAA